From the genome of Streptomyces sp. NBC_01341, one region includes:
- a CDS encoding RNA polymerase sigma factor: MQTRTAPTTTEHVPAIPVQNRASRHPETAGTPESVLEEPVEPPRPPEPRSRREAGGPSSDLFRQYLREIGRIPLLSAVEEVELARRVEAGLFAEERLAGTPDPDTRLAVDLDRLVVMGRMAKRRLIEANLRLVVSVAKRYVGRGLTMLDLVQEGNLGLIRAVEKFDYARGYKFSTYATWWIRQAMSRALADQARTIRVPVHVVELINRVVRVQRRMLQERGYEPTAEEVAAQLDLTPERVGEVLRLAQEPVSLHAPVGEEDDVAFGDLIEDGDAASPVESAAFLLLRRHLETVLSTLGERERKVVQLRYGLDDGRPRTLEEIGRIFGVTRERIRQIESKTLDKLRDHAFADQLRGYLD, from the coding sequence GTGCAGACCCGGACCGCGCCGACCACGACCGAGCACGTCCCGGCGATTCCCGTGCAGAACCGGGCCTCACGACACCCGGAGACGGCGGGTACACCCGAATCGGTACTGGAGGAACCGGTGGAGCCCCCCCGGCCCCCGGAGCCGCGGAGCCGCCGGGAGGCGGGCGGCCCGTCCTCCGACCTCTTCCGCCAGTACTTACGCGAGATCGGGCGGATACCGCTGCTGAGCGCGGTCGAGGAGGTCGAGCTCGCCCGCCGCGTCGAGGCCGGGCTCTTCGCCGAGGAACGCCTCGCCGGCACCCCCGACCCCGACACCCGGCTCGCCGTCGACCTGGACCGGCTCGTCGTCATGGGGCGGATGGCCAAACGCCGGCTGATCGAGGCCAACCTCCGCCTCGTCGTCTCCGTGGCCAAGCGCTACGTCGGACGCGGCCTGACCATGCTCGACCTGGTGCAGGAGGGCAACCTCGGCCTCATCAGGGCGGTCGAGAAGTTCGACTACGCCCGGGGCTACAAGTTCTCCACGTACGCGACCTGGTGGATCCGCCAGGCCATGTCACGCGCCCTGGCGGACCAGGCCAGGACCATAAGGGTCCCGGTGCACGTCGTCGAGCTGATCAACCGGGTCGTCCGCGTCCAGCGCCGGATGCTCCAGGAGCGCGGCTACGAACCGACCGCCGAGGAGGTCGCCGCCCAGCTGGACCTGACCCCCGAACGCGTGGGCGAGGTCCTGCGGCTCGCCCAGGAACCCGTCTCCCTGCACGCCCCCGTCGGCGAGGAGGACGACGTCGCCTTCGGGGACCTCATCGAGGACGGCGACGCCGCGTCCCCCGTCGAGTCGGCCGCCTTCCTCCTCCTGCGCCGGCACCTGGAGACGGTCCTCTCCACCCTCGGAGAACGCGAGCGGAAGGTCGTCCAGCTGCGCTACGGACTGGACGACGGCAGGCCCCGCACGCTCGAGGAGATCGGGAGGATCTTCGGCGTGACGCGCGAACGCATCCGCCAGATCGAGTCCAAGACGCTCGACAAGCTGCGGGACCACGCCTTCGCCGACCAGCTCCGCGGCTACCTGGACTGA
- a CDS encoding ABC transporter ATP-binding protein: MAGPGGRMMSMGPTERSMDFKGSGKRLLRRFSKEKSSLSLMLGAGTLSVALSVAGPKILGSATDLIFAGVVGRELPKGTTKEQAVENLREKGSGGLADVLSGVDFTPGSGIDFGAVGNVLLVALAVYVAAGLLMLVSTRVSIRVINRVVFQLREDLQTKLARLPLSYFDRQQRGEVLSRATNDIDNISQTMQQTMGQLINSLLTIVGVLIMMFWISPLLALVALVTIPLSVVVATRIGKRSQPHFVAQWKVTGALNAHIEEMYTGHTLVKTFGRQEESARDFAEQNDALYEAGFKAQFNSGIMQPLMMFVSNLNYVLVAVVGGLRVASGSLSIGDVQAFIQYSRQFSMPLTQVASMANLVQSGIASAERVFGLLDAEEQAPDPDTAERPAELRGSVSLENVSFRYDPEKPLIEDLSLSVEPGHTVAIVGPTGAGKTTLVNLLMRFYEVTGGRITLDGVDAARMTRDELRSAIGMVLQDTWLFGGTIAENIAYGASREVTREEIEEAARAAHADRFVRTLPDGYDTVIDDEGSGVSTGEKQLITIARAFLSDPVILVLDEATSSVDTRTEVLIQKAMARLAHGRTSFVIAHRLSTIRDADVILVMESGSIVEQGTHDELLAAGGAYARLYAAQFAQALAEVD, translated from the coding sequence GGGGCCGAAGATCCTCGGTTCTGCCACGGACCTGATCTTCGCCGGGGTCGTGGGCCGGGAGCTGCCGAAGGGCACGACGAAGGAGCAGGCCGTCGAGAACCTGCGGGAGAAGGGCAGCGGCGGTCTCGCGGACGTGCTGTCCGGGGTGGACTTCACCCCCGGCAGCGGCATCGACTTCGGAGCGGTGGGCAACGTCCTTCTGGTGGCGCTGGCGGTGTACGTCGCCGCGGGACTGCTGATGCTGGTGTCGACACGGGTCTCGATCAGGGTCATCAACCGGGTCGTGTTCCAGCTGCGCGAGGACCTGCAGACGAAGCTGGCGCGGCTGCCGCTGTCGTACTTCGACCGGCAGCAGCGCGGTGAGGTGCTCAGCCGCGCGACGAACGACATCGACAACATCTCGCAGACGATGCAGCAGACGATGGGCCAGCTCATCAACTCCCTGCTCACCATCGTCGGCGTACTGATCATGATGTTCTGGATCTCTCCGCTGCTGGCCCTGGTGGCGCTGGTGACGATCCCGCTGTCGGTGGTCGTCGCGACGCGGATCGGGAAACGCTCGCAGCCGCACTTCGTGGCGCAGTGGAAGGTGACGGGCGCGCTCAACGCGCACATCGAGGAGATGTACACCGGCCACACGCTGGTCAAGACGTTCGGGCGGCAGGAGGAGTCCGCGCGGGACTTCGCCGAGCAGAACGACGCGCTCTACGAGGCCGGCTTCAAGGCCCAGTTCAACAGCGGGATCATGCAGCCCCTGATGATGTTCGTGTCCAACCTGAACTACGTCCTGGTCGCGGTCGTCGGTGGTCTGCGGGTGGCGTCGGGCTCCCTGTCGATCGGTGACGTACAGGCGTTCATCCAGTACTCCCGGCAGTTCTCGATGCCGCTGACCCAGGTCGCCTCGATGGCGAACCTGGTGCAGTCGGGCATCGCGTCGGCCGAGCGGGTCTTCGGCCTGCTGGACGCCGAGGAGCAGGCGCCCGACCCGGACACGGCCGAGCGGCCCGCGGAGCTGCGCGGCAGCGTCTCGCTGGAGAACGTGTCCTTCAGGTACGACCCCGAGAAGCCGCTCATCGAGGACCTCTCGCTGAGCGTGGAGCCGGGCCACACGGTCGCGATCGTCGGACCGACCGGCGCGGGCAAGACGACACTGGTCAATCTCCTGATGCGGTTCTACGAGGTGACGGGCGGCCGCATCACCCTCGACGGGGTCGACGCCGCGCGGATGACGCGCGACGAACTCCGTTCGGCCATAGGCATGGTGCTCCAGGACACCTGGCTGTTCGGCGGCACGATCGCGGAGAACATCGCGTACGGCGCCTCGCGCGAGGTCACCCGGGAGGAGATCGAGGAGGCGGCGCGCGCGGCCCACGCCGACCGCTTCGTCCGTACGCTGCCGGACGGCTACGACACCGTGATCGACGACGAGGGATCAGGGGTCAGCACGGGTGAGAAGCAGCTGATCACGATCGCCCGGGCGTTCCTCTCCGACCCGGTGATCCTGGTGCTCGACGAGGCCACCAGCTCGGTGGACACCCGGACCGAGGTGCTGATCCAGAAGGCGATGGCACGGCTGGCTCACGGCCGTACGAGCTTCGTGATCGCGCACCGCCTCTCCACCATCCGGGACGCCGACGTGATCCTGGTGATGGAGAGCGGCTCGATCGTCGAACAGGGCACGCACGACGAACTGCTGGCGGCCGGCGGCGCCTACGCCCGGCTGTACGCGGCGCAGTTCGCGCAGGCACTGGCGGAGGTCGACTGA
- the dnaG gene encoding DNA primase, whose amino-acid sequence MAGRINDDDVKAVRDAVPIDAVVSEYLQLRNAGGGNLKGLCPFHDEKSPSFQVSPGKGLFHCFGCQEGGDTIAFVMKIDHLTFSETVERLAAKAGITLRYEEGGYNPSHQRGERIRLVEAHKIAADFYREQLNGPEAEIGRKFLAERGFDQDAAAHFGVGYSPTGWDHLTRYLRGKGFSDKELISSGISQDGRRGPIDRFRGRLMWPISDTSGDIVGFGARKLRDDDNGPKYLNTPETSIYKKSQVLYGIDLAKKDIAKASRAVVVEGYTDVMACHLAGVTTAIATCGTAFGNDHIKILRRLLMDNGSARVIFTFDGDAAGQKAALRAFEDDQKFAAETYIAIAPDNMDPCDLRLAKGDDAVRDLVEPRTPLFEFALRQIVARYDLETPAGRAAALDEAAAVVAKIKTSSVQREVAVQLAGFVGILDQEFVVHRVNQLAQWARGRGERGPAPGKPSRGGAPQHRIQAPTAPSGPALNLRSPAHRTERELLKLALQKPALVSPAFDAYGIDEFTAPPYAAVRQCIAEAGGAEMGVAETREYLVQVLDATPDDTVRKLVTELAVEVFHGKTIDETYAGMQLVQVRLRAVDRRIDDVQGSLARLGSNVAPDDLAAAQNEVWVLQQYAQSLRSHGADAL is encoded by the coding sequence GTGGCAGGCAGGATCAATGACGACGACGTGAAGGCGGTCCGGGACGCGGTCCCGATCGACGCCGTGGTCTCCGAGTATCTCCAGCTCCGCAACGCGGGCGGCGGGAACCTCAAGGGCCTGTGCCCCTTCCACGACGAGAAGTCCCCCTCCTTCCAGGTCAGTCCCGGCAAGGGCCTGTTCCACTGCTTCGGCTGCCAGGAGGGCGGCGACACGATCGCCTTCGTGATGAAGATCGACCACCTCACCTTCTCGGAGACGGTCGAGCGCCTCGCCGCCAAAGCGGGCATCACCCTGCGGTACGAGGAGGGTGGCTACAACCCCTCCCACCAGCGCGGCGAACGCATCCGCCTGGTCGAGGCACACAAGATCGCCGCCGACTTCTACCGGGAGCAGCTGAACGGCCCCGAGGCCGAGATCGGCCGGAAGTTCCTCGCCGAGCGCGGCTTCGACCAGGACGCGGCGGCCCACTTCGGTGTCGGCTACAGCCCCACGGGCTGGGACCACCTCACCCGCTACCTGCGCGGCAAGGGTTTCAGCGACAAGGAGCTCATCAGCTCCGGCATCTCCCAGGACGGCCGCCGCGGCCCCATCGACCGCTTCCGGGGCCGGCTGATGTGGCCGATCAGCGACACCTCCGGGGACATCGTCGGCTTCGGCGCCAGGAAGCTCCGGGACGACGACAACGGTCCGAAGTACCTCAACACCCCCGAGACGTCGATCTACAAGAAGTCCCAGGTGCTGTACGGCATCGACCTGGCCAAGAAGGACATCGCGAAGGCGAGCCGGGCCGTCGTCGTCGAGGGCTACACCGACGTCATGGCCTGCCACCTGGCCGGGGTCACCACCGCCATCGCCACCTGCGGTACCGCCTTCGGCAACGACCACATCAAGATCCTCCGACGGCTCCTGATGGACAACGGCAGCGCCCGCGTGATCTTCACCTTCGACGGTGACGCGGCCGGGCAGAAGGCCGCCCTGCGCGCCTTCGAGGACGACCAGAAGTTCGCCGCCGAGACGTACATCGCGATCGCCCCGGACAACATGGACCCGTGCGACCTGCGACTGGCCAAGGGCGACGACGCCGTGCGCGACCTGGTGGAACCCCGCACCCCGCTCTTCGAGTTCGCACTCCGGCAGATCGTCGCCCGCTACGACCTGGAGACCCCCGCCGGCCGGGCCGCCGCGCTCGACGAGGCCGCCGCCGTCGTCGCGAAGATCAAGACCAGCAGCGTGCAGCGGGAGGTGGCCGTCCAGCTCGCCGGCTTCGTCGGCATCCTCGACCAGGAGTTCGTCGTCCACCGGGTCAACCAGCTCGCCCAGTGGGCCCGCGGCCGGGGCGAGCGCGGACCCGCGCCGGGCAAGCCCTCCCGGGGCGGTGCCCCGCAGCACCGGATCCAGGCACCCACGGCGCCGTCCGGCCCGGCGCTGAACCTCCGCAGCCCCGCGCACCGCACGGAGCGAGAGCTGCTCAAGCTCGCCCTGCAGAAGCCCGCCCTGGTGTCGCCGGCCTTCGACGCCTACGGCATCGACGAGTTCACCGCCCCGCCCTACGCGGCGGTGCGCCAGTGCATCGCGGAGGCGGGCGGCGCCGAGATGGGTGTCGCCGAGACCCGCGAGTACCTCGTCCAGGTACTCGACGCGACCCCCGACGACACCGTGCGCAAGCTCGTCACCGAGCTCGCCGTCGAGGTCTTCCACGGCAAGACCATCGACGAGACCTACGCCGGCATGCAGCTCGTCCAGGTCCGCCTCCGGGCCGTCGACCGCAGGATCGACGACGTCCAGGGCAGCCTGGCCCGGCTGGGGAGCAACGTGGCCCCGGACGACCTGGCCGCCGCCCAGAACGAGGTCTGGGTCCTCCAGCAGTACGCGCAGTCGTTGCGGAGCCACGGCGCCGACGCGCTCTGA